The window CATTTTGATATTATGTTAAAGGTTTATGGGGCGTTTTCATGGGGAAAGGGCATTTTATTCCTGTGTTTTGGTTCTATTCTCTAATATCAGAACTACTGGGTTTAAAGTTTAGTAAATTTGATACACATGTAAGTTAAACAGGGTACTACATTTTGGTCTCACGATAATAGTAAACAAGTTATATCATCCGTTAAGATCAACATAGATGGCACATATATCAAACCTCACTTCTCCAAAGATTAAATATGCATATAAATGGTCTAATAAAACTAATAAAATAATGCTCAGCTGCAAAAGAGAAGTACACAGTGGGCAAAAAGTACCAAGTTTCTGGGACAAGACCAGCATTACAAGATCCTCAGGGAGATAGAACTCCCGCTCACTCTTTCTCTTAGAGTCTACTTATAAACCAGTTAATAAGTTTATTGAAAGAAGTTCTTGAAATCTTATGTAGCTTCAACCAACAAAAGCCAATTACTACAAACAGCAAACTATTGCATCTGTTTACTAGCCAAAATTGAGATTGCCAAAATAAAATTACAAGATATTGTTTAGTAAGAGAGTTAGCACGCTATACATGTTTGATATTGTTTAGTAAACAATTAGATGTATATAAAGAGATAAAGGAAACGGCAGCATGGAAGTAAAAAGTTGTGCATGCATTCAGAGAAATATCAAGGGAACATATAATTTCAATTAGAAAGAATCATTAATTGGGTTGAGCACAGCAACTGACATTGACATACCTCAAGAACTTGTTAAAGTGGGAAATTTCCCTCCAGAACTTTGTAATATCCATTCTATAGTGTTCATATGCAGACAACACTATGTGAACCAGCTTCCACTACCAGTCTCCTAAACAAGTGTACAATTTTCAGTAAAGAACAATCTAGTTTACAACTGAGCAAGCTCCTGTGAGTTTTCCATGGAGTTCTTGAGTATTTTTTCAGCCCTCCTTTTCTTTTCATCCTTTTCATTTTCTCTCCCAAACCAGGGATACACTTCCTCAAAACCCTTCTTATGTGGCCCTGAATATAACATAGTACCCAAAGACTTCTTTGACATCCCAATCTTAAATTGCACAGTGGGTTTCCTGCTCAAAAGAGTCTTTTGATCCTCCTCTACTTCAAACGGCTTGTTCTTGATTGCTTCAATGGCTGGGGCAAAGGTCTCCAGCACTGAAGAACATTTATCCTTGGCATGGTTCTCAGCCTTAAGAGTTTCCTCTGTTGCCTCAATTGACAGTTTAGCTGGAAGAGTAACCTGAGATACTTCTGTCTCCCCAAATTGCAGAGGTGTAGCAAGAAAAGGGTTGCTTTCTCTTGCTTGTTTCGCGTTTACACCATCCCCAGGGTCAAGAGAGGGTCCTTCCATCCCATTACATACTAGCCTATGATGAAAATTCAGCATGGCCCGCTCTACATTTCTTTGTTGTTTTTCCTGCTCAACCAATGCACTGTCAGGCTCTGTGGCTCCCTCATTGCATGTTGTTGATCGGGAATAAGTATGTGGTTCAGGAAATGCAGGCAACCAAGTAGGTATATGCTCTCCAGGAGTCTCTTCCCCGCTTTGCCAAAAACTCGGAGTCAGCTTCCTGTCCTTAACAACTGGGAACCGAGGAATAGTGTAGGCAAATGGAACATGCTCGGCTTCAGCAACATACTGAGAAATCTCCTTTATCGTCCCCGAACTTGCAAGACAATGATTAATATCCGAAGCGCCTGCAAACCCCTGAGCCGCGCTCAAATCTTCCAACCCTTGAATGATATCAAACACATTACAATCCGTCCTCCCAGACAAATTTGCATACAAATGTGCCGTCTTCCCAACGTTACGAATGTACTGAACAGCAACATCCGACAGTGTCTCAAGCGCAGACAACTGGAAACTCTGGTACCCCACAACCTCGCACACCTGCGCTACAGCAATCTTGGAAACAGCTCGCGCAAAGTCATCGCCGCAGCTCGGTTTTCTCAGTGTGATTCTATTGGATTGCTCATGCTCTCTTGCACTCTCCCCACCTCCATCGCTCATATTCAACCCCTCATATCACGCAACACCATACATTCAATACAACATTGCCTCCGAAAACCACCAAACAACCACATTATTCACCCACAACACTCCATCTGCTTACAACCTAACAAAATGCAATAAAAAACGAATCTTTATATAGCGAAAAGCCGAAACTCAATTCGATATAGTTTATTCTATTCTGAAATTAAAGAGGAGCTTCCAATTTTCACTAGCGGACCAAACCCTAAGTTTCTTACTTCCGAATTCAAAGATTTCAAATTGAACAAATTGGGCCAAGAAAAATGATGAAAGGAAGCTAAAGAGCTAGAGAAGAAGCTTACCGGAGAAGCTGGGGTGTTGGGATCTGAGGGGATGCAATTGGAGAGTAGAAGCTGAGCTCGGAGAGACCACCGTAGTCCGCGAAGCAGCGAATTGGGTCCGAATTGAGAAAGAGGGAAGGTGAAAGGGAAGTGAAGAAGAGGGAAAGATTGAAGCTTTTGGGTTGGGGTTAAACCCTAGAAAAACCACTGGATCGAGAGAGAAGGAAGGTTGGGGGTTTGGGACTGTGATTTTGATTGTTGGTTACGAACCGGAAGATGGAATCCGGGATTATTTAAAGAAGACAGGCGCTGTTGGTTGACACCTGTCACCTTAGTCTTACGACATGTCGGGTTTCTTCACACTTGCGGCAGTGTGTTCTAAAATAAGCAAGTCCAGCTCTCTGCTTCGTAACGCCTAACGAGTTTTCAAATTTTAGTATTAATTCGCAAGTCAGTATTAAGGTCTCAAAAAGGTAGAGAGCATCATTCTTTTTTCGAATTGTATTGTCAAGAATTGAAGAGACTCTTTCAACTTCGAGATGGATGGTGTGAAACTCAATCATGAGCGAGATCGAAGCCGTCAAACCCGAGCTTGTACATCTCTATCTCTCTTATCACTCGGATTTAAAAGATGATTATTAATTGATTTTTTCGTCTCAATCAAGTGCGTACAGATAGTTCTCTTTGAATTTTGTTTTAATCATTGATATATATGATTTCTATGTTGAGCATCTTTGTTAGGAGACACTATATTTGATTCATTAGAGTTCTTTATCCCTTTTGCATATAACATGTAACTTTTAGTCTATTATAGTGCAATGGTTTCTTCCTTATTGATTGAACATATGACTTTTCAGCCTTATTTTGTAAATCGTGGTTCAAGTTTACAACCTCACTGTAAGTGTCAAATAGCACTTCATTTATGATCTAAAGAGAGAAATATTTTTTCAAGTCAGCATCCATGTTGCTTATGTGGCCAGGTTTGCAAGGACATCCGCTAGAAAATTAACTTATCGAAAGACATGCTGAAACAGAGCAGCTCTCAAAACACACATATTTGCTTGATGTCTTCAACCATTGACATGAGTCTCCTTCTTAAAACTGAGTTTCTAAAGACATAATCATTCCTTTCTTTCCATATTTATCGATTTAGAAGAAGAATTTTGGCAATTAAATCTTTGCAATAACATTATTGCGAAGTGATTGTTGCTCTCTCTGAATTAGTTTGATTTCACAACTACTGCCTCAATATTTATGGGGCTTTATGAAATATGGACTTTCTTTTGTGTTTTGCACCATGGACTTCAAATGGGCTTTGCAAGTTAGAGCCTGTGAAAAGATGCTTTGGGCTCATGCTTAATGGACTCGAATGATTTAGACTTGTGTGCTCCTTTTAGGTGTATTTGTCGGCTTTTTGGCTACATTAATTTTTCACACCCACGTACAAGAGAAGTAAAATGTCTCCAGCTCTCCAAGTCAAAAACAAAATCCATCTGTCAGAAACATCAGGCCTCACTATTTTATGTTCCAACTGCATGCATGGAACACCATCATCATTCATCACCAGGTAACAACTCAGGATTAGTACCAGTACTAGTATTACTTTCACTTTTATGCTCCAACTGCATACTAGTATTACTTTCTGTAAAGTGATAGATGCACCTTTCCTTTTACTCGATCGTTTTCACCAAGTTTTTAACCGATAAGTTCCCCAGTCCGCAGTTCTGTCAAAAGTCAAAACTATGCTTCCTGGAGAAACCAGCAGCTCATCTGTCGACCATGATCGAACTGCAAGATGATTATCTCATTGGCCTTAATTCATTACACAAATGCAAGGCCTTCAAGGTCGACGTCCAAACTGATGATAATCTAGCTACTGGGATTTCTGGGTTGTATAATTCCAACTGAAGGCCGATCTTGTTGGCTTTAACAACTGTCAGTGAACAGCAACAGCCTAATGAGTACTGACGTTAGGGGACCTACGCGGAAGAAAACCACGAGGCCGGCTTGATATCCCAGTAGGCCAATTATATAATTTGTAGCTGTGTGTGTGTGTTTGTTTCTGCAGTGTGTTACTGTGTATATGCATTATATCACATTTTCTTGCTAATTTTTCACTACAGAGTCGTACGTAATAATGTTGTTGGATCTAGTGTAGGTGATGCTGACACTGCTCTCTCTCATACGTCTCACTCTTGGTTGTTAAAGCCTGCATTTTCCCCTCTTCTTTTTTCCTTTCTCTCAGAATCTTCAAACACTATTCATTACCCTCTCTCTCTCTCNNNNNNNNNNNNNNNNNNNNNNNNNNNNNNNNNNNNNNNNNNNNNNNNNNNNNNNNNNNNNNNNNNNNNNNNNNNNNNNNNNNNNNNNNNNNNNNNNNNNNNNNNNNNNNNNNNNNNNNNNNNNNNNNNNNNNNNNNNNNNNNNNNNNNNNNNNNNNNNNNNNNNNNNNNNNNNNNNNNNNNNNNNNNNNNNNNNNNNNNNNNNNNNNNNNNNNNNNNNNNNNNNNNNNNNNNNNNNNNNNNNNNNNNNNNNNNNNNNNNNNNNNNNNNNNNNNNNNNTACTACTAACTACTACTACTACTACCTCTCTCTCTCTCTCTCTCTCTCTCTCTCTCTCTCTCTCTCTCTGTATGTTTATGTACATGTACAAATATATACGTGCTTCTACTAGATCAACATATATATAATCATATATTCATGTAATTAACCGTCTTTTAAATGAAAACTATCTGCATCTCTCTTAGTCAGTTTCTAGGGTTTCAGTTGAATCATACTTTCTTGCAACTGCAAGTGCTAATGAAGCTTATGCAACCATAGATTTTTCATTTTCATTTTAATAGAAAGACGTACATACATCCAAAACTGAAATTACATATATAAACACGCACGCTATTTAAGCTACTTTAGCGAATTAGTGTTCTTCAAAGACATAGCATTCACGGAAGAACATTATGGTCAATGGGGCACTGAACAACACGTACTGTTATACACATCAATAACTACTGAATTGTAGAGGCAAACTTTGATGTGCTAACTCACACAATGATAG of the Fragaria vesca subsp. vesca linkage group LG6, FraVesHawaii_1.0, whole genome shotgun sequence genome contains:
- the LOC101292232 gene encoding uncharacterized protein LOC101292232; protein product: MSDGGGESAREHEQSNRITLRKPSCGDDFARAVSKIAVAQVCEVVGYQSFQLSALETLSDVAVQYIRNVGKTAHLYANLSGRTDCNVFDIIQGLEDLSAAQGFAGASDINHCLASSGTIKEISQYVAEAEHVPFAYTIPRFPVVKDRKLTPSFWQSGEETPGEHIPTWLPAFPEPHTYSRSTTCNEGATEPDSALVEQEKQQRNVERAMLNFHHRLVCNGMEGPSLDPGDGVNAKQARESNPFLATPLQFGETEVSQVTLPAKLSIEATEETLKAENHAKDKCSSVLETFAPAIEAIKNKPFEVEEDQKTLLSRKPTVQFKIGMSKKSLGTMLYSGPHKKGFEEVYPWFGRENEKDEKKRRAEKILKNSMENSQELAQL